The following proteins come from a genomic window of Coffea arabica cultivar ET-39 chromosome 11c, Coffea Arabica ET-39 HiFi, whole genome shotgun sequence:
- the LOC113715492 gene encoding uncharacterized protein, producing MVELENRPSLPYPTQPPTASLRNQKGFGVLQVPPLEWFFPALNQSPNQENWEKIGKAKKAPKFAVMKKMVTSKAIKQHKEEVLNPNKKDLTKEKLPRNVPNVSSALFFKHNTALGPPYRILVDTNFINFSIQNKLDLEKGMMDCLYAKCTPCITDCVMAELEKLGQKYRVALRIAKDPRFERLPCTHKGTYADDCMVERVNQVPGVPIMYITQHKYSIERLPEATIGGAPRF from the exons ATGGTCGAACTGGAAAACCGCCCATCACTGCCTTACCCAACCCAACCGCCAACCGCATCTTTGCGGAATCAAAAGGGTTTTGGGGTTTTGCAGGTTCCACCGCTGGAGTGGTTTTTTCCGGCGTTGAATCAATcgccaaaccaagaaaactgGGAAAAAATAGGGAAAGCTAAGAAGGCACCGAAATTCGCCGTGATGAAGAAAATGGTCACCTCCAAAGCCATTAAACA GCATAAAGAGGAGGTTTTGAACCCTAACAAGAAAGATTTGACTAAGGAGAAGCTTCCCAGAAACGT ACCAAATGTTTCATCTGCGCTTTTCTTCAAGCACAATACTGCATTGGGTCCGCCGTACAGGATATTGGTCGATACTAATTTTATCAATTTCTCTATTCAAAATAAA TTGGATTTGGAGAAAGGAATGATGGATTGCTTGTATGCAAAAT GCACTCCTTGTATCACTGACTGTGTAATGGCTGAGCTTGAGAAGCTGGGTCAAAAATATCGTGTTGCTTTAAG AATTGCAAAGGATCCTCGATTTGAAAGGCTTCCCTGTACGCATAAAGGAACATATGCTGATGATTGCATGGTAGAAAGGGTCAATCAG GTCCCCGGTGTACCAATAATGTACATTACTCAGCACAAGTACTCCATCGAACGGTTACCTGAAGCTACAATTGGTGGTG CTCCAAGATTTTGA
- the LOC113716324 gene encoding enhancer of rudimentary homolog, translating into MAGNRHTIVLMQTSQNRATRTFMDYASISQAMDGICGLYERKLKDLNPSSRNINYDISDLYNFIDGLADMSALVYEHSIQAYLPYDRKWIKTKLLQHLKKLAQ; encoded by the exons ATG GCAGGCAACAGGCACACTATTGTCCTTATGCAGACATCTCAGAATAGAGCAACTCGTACTTTCATGGATTATGCTTCTATAAGTCAGGCAATGGATG GAATTTGTGGACTATATGAAAGGAAACTCAAGGATCTAAACCCATCCAGCAGGAACATCAACTATGATATTTCAGATCTTTATAATTTTATTGATGGCCTTGCGGATATGAGTGCATTAGT CTATGAGCACTCAATCCAGGCTTACCTGCCATATGACCGGAAATGGATCAAAACTAAGTTATTGCAACACTTGAAGAAATTAGCGCAATGA
- the LOC113716322 gene encoding phosphoglycerate kinase, cytosolic, whose product MATKKSVGSLKEADLKGKRVFVRVDLNVPLDDNFNITDDTRIRAAVPTIKYLIGHGAKVILSSHLGRPKGVTPKYSLKPLVGRLSELLGVEVKMADDCIGEQVEKLVATLPEGGVLLLENVRFYKEEEKNDPEFAKKLASLADLYVNDAFGTAHRAHASTEGVAKYLKPAVAGFLMQKELDYLVGAVANPKKPFAAIVGGSKVSTKIGVIESLLAKVDILLLGGGMIFTFYKAQGHSVGSSLVEEDKLDLALSLIEKAKAKGVSLLLPTDVVAADKFAADANSKVVPASGIPDGWMGLDIGPVSIKSFSEALDTTKTIIWNGPMGVFEFDKFAAGTDTIAKKLAELSGNGVTTIIGGGDSVAAVEKAGLADKMSHISTGGGASLELLEGKSLPGVLALDNA is encoded by the exons ATGGCTACAAAAAAGAGCGTTGGATCACTCAAGGAAGCTGATCTGAAGGGGAAGAGGGTGTTTGTGAGAGTGGATCTGAACGTTCCTTTGGATGACAACTTCAACATCACCGATGACACCAGGATCCGCGCCGCTGTCCCAACCATTAAATACTTGATCGGCCACGGTGCTAAAGTCATCCTATCTTCTCACCTT GGACGTCCAAAAGGTGTCACCCCAAAGTACAGCTTGAAGCCCCTTGTTGGCAGGCTCTCTGAACTCCTTGGTGTTGAG GTCAAGATGGCGGATGATTGTATTGGTGAACAAGTTGAGAAATTGGTGGCTACCTTGCCAGAAGGAGGTGTTTTGCTCCTGGAGAATGTGAGATTCtacaaagaagaagagaagaatgATCCCGAATTTGCAAAGAAGTTGGCTTCTCTTGCAGACTTGTATGTTAATGATGCTTTTGGAACTGCCCATAGAGCCCATGCTTCAACTGAAGGAGTAGCCAAATACTTGAAGCCTGCTGTTGCCGGATTTCTGATGCAGAAG GAGCTTGATTATCTCGTTGGAGCTGTGGCAAATCCCAAGAAGCCATTTGCTGCAATTGTTGGTGGTTCAAAGGTCTCAACCAAGATTGGTGTTATTGAGTCACTGTTGGCTAAGGTTGACATCCTCTTACTGGGTGGTGGAATGATCTTTACATTTTACAAGGCCCAAGGGCACTCTGTTGGATCATCACTTGTGGAGGAGGACAAGCTTGATCTTGCCTTATCACTCATTGAGAAGGCTAAGGCCAAAGGAGTGTCCTTGTTGCTTCCCACTGATGTAGTTGCTGCTGACAAGTTTGCTGCTGATGCTAACAGCAAG GTTGTTCCAGCTTCTGGAATTCCTGATGGTTGGATGGGATTGGATATTGGACCTGTTTCTATCAAGTCGTTTAGTGAAGCTTTAGATACTACAAAAACCATTATTTGGAACGGACCAATGGGGGTTTTTGAGTTCGACAAATTTGCCGCAGGAACAGAT ACTATTGCAAAAAAATTGGCTGAGCTTAGCGGCAATGGAGTGACAACAATCATTGGAGGTGGTGACTCTGTTGCTGCCGTGGAGAAGGCCGGGCTTGCTGACAAGATGAGCCATATTTCAACGGGTGGTGGTGCAAGCTTGGAACTTCTTGAAGGCAAATCTCTCCCTGGAGTTCTTGCACTTGACAATGCTTGA